In one window of Arctopsyche grandis isolate Sample6627 chromosome 6, ASM5162203v2, whole genome shotgun sequence DNA:
- the LOC143913886 gene encoding putative inorganic phosphate cotransporter gives MSFDKSIEYETTVAEKEPEIAPRPGPIGIRHLQAFLIFLGLVVAYGVRVSMSVGIVAMTDSNSSTADVQTFPWERSTKDTILSSFFWGYIISQVPAGIIAERFGGKLLLLISLTGNGIIAILIPLAAVNGGWGAVCACRVFQGLFQGFFYPSTHAILGKWAPPAERGRLSTYIYAGAQFGTVVALPLAGELCGGAWGWPSVFYTMGIAAIVWAVLWFFLGADTPANSRLISKAERDYIQTSLGQDGEVKHHPTPWKSIFTSLPVWALIVVHCGQNWGFWMLLTEMPSYMGSVLGVDIKSNGLLSALPYLVMWILSFVVSFISDYVINNKIVSVTVARKVANTIGHWGPGLALIGLSYTPADVTTAVGLLTLTVGLNAGHYVGFQVNHIDLAPNFAGVLMGITNGCANILSIIAPLSVGFFISPENESEASAWRPIFFLSAAIYFLFNLFWLLFGTCELQPWNDPEYNKNKEDIEKNKKETKAKDKANKENEKY, from the exons ATGTCGTTCGATAAAAGTATCGAATATGAGACGACGGTGGCTGAAAAGGAACCTGAAATTGCGCCCAGACCAG GGCCTATTGGTATAAGacatttacaagcttttttgatatttttgggaCTAGTCGTAGCATATGGAGTAAGAGTTAGTATGAGTGTAGGAATAGTGGCTATGACCGACAGCAACTCATCGACAGCCGATGTACAG aCTTTTCCTTGGGAAAGATCAACTAAAGATACAATACTCAGTTCGTTCTTTTGGGGATATATAATATCGCAAGTACCCGCTGGAATAATTGCAGAACGCTTTGGTGGAAAACTTCTTCTACTCATTTCATTAACAGGAAATGGTataattgccattttaatcccTCTTGCAGCTGTAAAT GGTGGTTGGGGGGCTGTATGTGCGTGTCGTGTATTTCAAGGACTGTTTCAAGGATTTTTTTATCCATCAACTCATGCTATACTTGGTAAATGGGCGCCACCGGCTGAAAGAGGAcgtttaagtacatacatatatgcag GTGCACAGTTCGGTACCGTTGTGGCACTTCCTCTGGCTGGCGAATTGTGTGGAGGAGCATGGGGTTGGCCTTCAGTATTTTATACCATGGGTATTGCCGCTATAGTCTGGGCAGTTTTATGGTTCTTTTTGGGAGCCGACACCCCAGCCAATTCTCGTTTGATATCGAAAGCAGAACGTGACTACATACAAACGTCACTTGGACAAGACGGTGAAGTAAAA CATCATCCAACACCTTGGAAATCAATCTTCACTAGTTTACCGGTTTGGGCTCTAATAGTGGTACACTGTGGACAAAATTGGGGCTTCTGGATGCTTTTGACAGAGATGCCTTCATACATGGGCTCTGTACTAGGTGTTGATATTAAAAGT AACGGCTTACTATCAGCTCTTCCCTATTTGGTTATGTGGATATTGAGTTTTGTAGTTAGTTTTATTTCTGATTACGTCATCAACAATAAAATAGTTTCCGTGACAGTAGCAAGAAAAGTTGCAAATACAATTG GACATTGGGGCCCTGGTTTAGCTTTGATAGGTCTTTCTTATACACCTGCTGATGTAACAACGGCGGTAGGATTATTAACTTTAACTGTAGGACTGAATGCTGGTCATTATGTAGGATTCCAG GTTAACCACATTGACTTAGCTCCAAACTTTGCTGGTGTTTTGATGGGAATAACAAATGGCTGTGCTAACATTCTTTCTATTATTGCTCCACTGTCTGTAGGATTTTTCATCAGTCcagaa AATGAGTCAGAAGCTTCTGCTTGGCGGCCTATATTCTTTTTGTCAGCAGCTATTTATTTCTTGTTTAACTTATTTTGGTTGTTATTCGGCACATGTGAATTACAACCATGGAACGATcccgaatataataaaaataaggaaGATATAG aaaaaaataaaaaagaaacaaaggCAAAAGATAAAGCAaacaaagaaaatgaaaaatattga
- the PIG-X gene encoding phosphatidylinositol glycan anchor biosynthesis class X, producing the protein MLYKNVVKSILVFFVLVKQVENKCDHIHARVSQNVLNDGFHREIKYTINLSEQKGLDVWSHGACRLTLEQILPSGAYVNADELQDMRRLNKVHACPVGDVDVEKPKHMSRPITVHMYSLVNSSRLSITLPIHLRYHRAKSKGGYEAVRIKNPWILLRCPNNVFKLCESTDTIVAPCAACSQHKCSWHNITTKSLTSPLEMVVPVGDLNDFTNVALVTFFVSFIGCFYIISVLSKISMSELKCAASVQKQKKKN; encoded by the exons ATGCTCTATAAAAATGTAGTAAAatctattttagtattcttCGTATTAGTTAAACAAGTAGAAAACAAGTGTGATCATATACATGCCAGGGTTTCTCAAAATGTGTTGAATGATGGATTTCATAG GGAAATTAAATACACCATTAACCTAAGTGAACAAAAAGGACTAGATGTTTGGTCGCACGGCGCATGCCGGCTGACTTTAGAGCAAATTTTACCATCCGGTGCATATGTGAATGCCGATGAATTGCAAGACATGAGGAGATTGAATAAG GTTCATGCGTGTCCAGTGGGCGATGTAGACGTTGAAAAACCAAAACATATGTCACGACCCATCACCGTTCATATGTATTCCCTCGTAAATTCATCCCGATTGTCCATCACTCTGCCAATACATTTGAGATATCACAGGGCGAAGTCAAAAGGAGG TTACGAAGCTGTACGGATTAAAAATCCTTGGATATTGCTACGTTGTCCCAATAATGTATTTAAGTTGTGTGAAAGCACAGATACTATCGTAGCACCTTGTGCTGCTTGTTCACAACACAAGTGCTCTTGGCACAATATAACAACAAAGTCT TTGACGAGTCCTTTGGAGATGGTAGTACCTGTGGGAGATTTGAACGATTTTACAAATGTTGCTCTAGTCACGTTTTTTGTGTCCTTTATTGGATGTTTTTACATCATATCTGTTTTAAGTAAAATCAGCATGTCGGAATTAAAGTGCGCTGCATCCGTACAGaaacaaaagaagaaaaattaa